In Streptomyces nodosus, one DNA window encodes the following:
- a CDS encoding Ldh family oxidoreductase, whose translation MPDTPTTKQGKVLVPAEDLRAFAAALLEKSGLDTEHARTTADVFVWAALRGVDSHGIARVPAYLDLLDKGVANAAAEIKVESGAPATALLDADHAPGPVVLTAAADEAVARARTSGVAAVGVRRTVHTGAIGYYVSRIADQGLVGIGFVAGMPNMGYTGVKGPAVATSPLAIAVPATGSSRAPLLLDMATATIALGRIRQARASGTPLPEGAAADADGTPTTDPDKAVMPLPLGGPKGSGMSLAFELLTSVLVGAPILASFHSDDPSGRRHRQNALLIALDPAAFGGADSFAAAVESTLSTVKGLPPTDDAAGVFYPGERSAAVAADREENGIPVTPKVWRDLTDRAAKLGVGLPETVG comes from the coding sequence ATGCCCGACACCCCGACGACCAAGCAGGGCAAGGTCCTGGTCCCCGCCGAGGACCTGCGCGCCTTCGCCGCCGCACTGTTGGAGAAGAGCGGTCTCGACACCGAGCACGCCCGCACCACAGCCGACGTGTTCGTGTGGGCCGCCCTGCGCGGCGTCGACTCCCACGGTATCGCCCGCGTCCCCGCCTATCTCGACCTGCTCGACAAGGGCGTGGCCAACGCGGCCGCCGAGATCAAGGTGGAGTCCGGGGCGCCGGCCACGGCCCTGCTCGACGCCGACCACGCCCCCGGACCGGTGGTGCTGACCGCGGCCGCCGACGAAGCCGTGGCTCGCGCCAGGACCAGCGGCGTGGCGGCCGTGGGGGTACGCCGCACCGTCCACACCGGCGCCATCGGCTATTACGTGTCCAGGATCGCCGACCAGGGCCTCGTCGGTATCGGGTTCGTGGCCGGCATGCCCAACATGGGCTACACCGGCGTCAAGGGCCCCGCGGTGGCCACCAGCCCGCTCGCCATCGCCGTACCCGCCACCGGATCGAGCCGTGCGCCACTGCTCCTCGACATGGCGACCGCCACCATCGCCCTGGGCCGGATCCGGCAGGCGAGGGCGAGCGGCACCCCACTGCCCGAGGGCGCCGCGGCCGACGCGGACGGCACCCCCACCACCGACCCGGACAAGGCGGTCATGCCACTGCCGCTCGGGGGCCCCAAGGGATCCGGGATGTCACTTGCCTTCGAACTGCTCACCAGTGTGCTCGTGGGCGCTCCGATCCTGGCCTCCTTCCACTCGGACGACCCCTCCGGGCGCAGGCACCGTCAGAACGCCCTGCTGATCGCCCTCGATCCGGCTGCCTTCGGCGGCGCGGACTCCTTCGCCGCCGCCGTCGAATCCACCCTGAGCACGGTCAAGGGCCTGCCGCCGACGGACGACGCCGCGGGGGTCTTCTACCCCGGCGAACGCAGCGCCGCGGTCGCCGCCGACCGCGAGGAGAACGGCATCCCCGTGACACCCAAGGTATGGCGTGACCTGACGGACCGTGCCGCGAAGCTGGGCGTCGGCCTGCCGGAGACCGTGGGCTAG
- a CDS encoding aminoglycoside phosphotransferase family protein, producing the protein MNETPEVLPLPDRKPVDAAVAGRLIAAQFPQWSDLEVRPVDAQGWDNCTFRLGDEMLVRLPTAEEYALAVEKEHRWLPVLAPALPLEVPVPLARGVPDESFPHNWSVYRWIGGEPAARAVVEDMTEFATHLAKFLVSLQRIDPTGGPGPGLHNWFRGGPLTTYDGWARAALETLDGLIRTETAEEIWEQALRASWDGKPAWFHGDMASGNLLVKDGALAAVIDFGTCGVGDPACDLSIAWTMLTGKSRAEFRDRLGVDKETWERGRGWALWKALVVCAGAVRDGDGLPTNASFVLEEILAAH; encoded by the coding sequence ATGAACGAGACGCCCGAGGTTCTGCCGTTGCCGGATCGGAAACCAGTCGACGCCGCGGTGGCGGGCAGGTTGATCGCCGCGCAGTTCCCGCAGTGGTCCGACCTTGAGGTTCGGCCGGTCGATGCGCAGGGTTGGGACAACTGCACCTTTCGCCTCGGTGACGAGATGCTAGTACGGCTACCGACCGCCGAGGAGTACGCGCTGGCGGTTGAGAAGGAACACCGGTGGCTGCCGGTGCTCGCACCCGCGTTGCCGTTGGAGGTCCCGGTTCCGCTGGCCAGAGGCGTACCCGATGAGAGCTTTCCGCACAACTGGTCGGTCTATCGGTGGATCGGTGGCGAGCCTGCGGCCCGCGCCGTCGTCGAGGACATGACGGAGTTCGCCACCCACCTTGCGAAGTTCCTCGTGTCCCTGCAGCGGATCGACCCCACAGGCGGACCGGGCCCGGGACTGCACAATTGGTTCCGGGGCGGACCACTGACGACCTACGACGGGTGGGCCCGGGCAGCCCTGGAGACGTTGGACGGCCTGATCCGGACCGAGACCGCCGAGGAGATCTGGGAACAGGCGTTGCGAGCCTCGTGGGACGGTAAGCCAGCCTGGTTCCACGGTGACATGGCCTCAGGGAACCTTCTGGTGAAGGACGGTGCGCTCGCGGCGGTCATCGACTTCGGCACCTGCGGAGTCGGAGACCCGGCCTGCGATCTGTCGATCGCCTGGACGATGCTGACCGGCAAGAGCCGGGCCGAGTTCCGCGATCGGCTAGGGGTGGACAAGGAGACCTGGGAGCGTGGACGAGGCTGGGCGCTTTGGAAGGCCCTGGTCGTCTGCGCCGGAGCGGTTCGCGATGGCGACGGCCTGCCGACGAATGCGTCATTCGTTCTGGAGGAGATCCTCGCCGCCCATTAG
- a CDS encoding DUF6112 family protein — protein MSPKGGGLPGLSVLKNVVNSINLFGIIAVVGALAVSLGVWAWGHHTGGHQAEANGKKGTVVTAGAALGLGAANGIVAFFSGLGSQVH, from the coding sequence ATCTCGCCCAAGGGCGGCGGACTACCGGGCCTGAGCGTGCTGAAGAACGTCGTCAACTCGATCAACCTGTTCGGAATCATCGCCGTCGTCGGCGCCCTCGCCGTCTCGCTCGGCGTATGGGCCTGGGGTCACCACACCGGTGGCCACCAGGCCGAGGCCAACGGCAAGAAGGGCACGGTCGTCACTGCAGGCGCCGCCCTCGGACTGGGCGCCGCGAACGGCATCGTGGCCTTCTTCTCCGGCCTGGGGTCGCAGGTCCACTGA
- a CDS encoding ATP-binding protein, with translation MGFCDYPLADKLCAVGDAVDFASNPGKAIGDWMAKSAGELAAAAADLAAKAVDTTTRVDLNARWFRDNYEMLLPLGLVLVATFCAQLVRAAIRRDGQAAHLNIASAMRRIVKVNQIAALSGLGWLVPVVAGLGAAIGAFLYWCVMMVRKVGILVLVTLAIFASAGGGWEVARRWRKGWIEATATLVVSKLLMTVIFVLGIAAMGRTEAEDGIAALADVMSGIVITVLVLLCPYAVFKFVHWAADETDGESIHRAGGAGAQIARAHAEKAARKAAAAAATAGTGGVAAAGAAPQGPDATGGGFPGDVAANPTGGGREGLPTGGTDVSPGGGTVKSGLETAVQPAPTSMSDDTSGQVGGSPGQSRRQSTPPTTTPPPQGPPPSSGSQNATSSRAGGPPPPPSGL, from the coding sequence GTGGGTTTCTGTGATTACCCCCTGGCGGACAAGCTGTGCGCCGTCGGCGATGCGGTCGACTTCGCCTCGAATCCGGGCAAGGCCATCGGTGACTGGATGGCGAAGTCCGCCGGTGAACTGGCGGCTGCAGCAGCCGACCTGGCGGCCAAGGCCGTCGACACCACCACAAGGGTCGACCTGAACGCCAGATGGTTCCGCGACAACTACGAGATGCTGTTGCCGCTCGGCTTGGTCCTGGTCGCCACGTTCTGCGCACAGCTGGTCCGGGCGGCCATCCGGCGCGACGGACAAGCCGCGCACCTGAACATCGCGTCGGCCATGCGCCGCATCGTGAAGGTCAACCAGATCGCGGCTCTGTCCGGCCTGGGCTGGCTCGTCCCGGTCGTCGCCGGCCTCGGCGCCGCCATCGGGGCCTTCCTCTACTGGTGCGTGATGATGGTCCGCAAGGTCGGCATCCTCGTTCTGGTCACGCTGGCCATCTTCGCCTCCGCCGGCGGCGGCTGGGAGGTCGCACGGCGCTGGCGCAAGGGTTGGATCGAAGCCACCGCCACCCTTGTGGTCTCCAAGCTGCTGATGACCGTGATCTTTGTGCTCGGCATCGCCGCCATGGGCAGGACCGAGGCCGAGGACGGCATCGCCGCTCTGGCCGACGTCATGTCCGGCATCGTGATCACGGTCCTGGTGCTGCTGTGCCCGTACGCGGTCTTCAAGTTCGTGCACTGGGCCGCCGACGAGACCGACGGCGAGTCCATCCACCGTGCCGGCGGTGCCGGAGCACAGATCGCCAGGGCGCATGCCGAGAAGGCCGCCCGCAAGGCCGCCGCGGCTGCAGCCACCGCCGGAACCGGCGGCGTCGCCGCAGCGGGTGCCGCCCCGCAGGGCCCCGATGCCACTGGCGGGGGATTCCCCGGCGATGTCGCCGCCAACCCGACCGGCGGAGGCAGGGAAGGTTTGCCAACTGGTGGAACGGACGTCTCGCCCGGTGGCGGCACAGTCAAGTCCGGCCTGGAGACCGCTGTCCAGCCCGCGCCGACCAGCATGTCCGACGACACCAGCGGCCAGGTGGGCGGCAGCCCGGGGCAGAGTAGACGGCAGTCCACCCCGCCGACCACGACCCCGCCGCCGCAGGGCCCACCGCCGTCCTCCGGTTCGCAGAACGCCACGTCCAGCAGGGCGGGCGGACCGCCCCCGCCTCCGTCCGGTCTCTGA
- a CDS encoding MerR family transcriptional regulator: MTYRTPPDDAHPYLRAASAGIRHHTRALTPSDVNPAARSSRDGREQRKGQEYMGWSTREVAQLAGTTLRAVRHYHEVGLLDLPERQPNGYKKYRTEHLV, from the coding sequence TTGACCTATCGCACGCCCCCGGACGACGCGCACCCCTACCTCCGTGCCGCGAGCGCCGGCATCCGCCACCACACGCGAGCCCTCACGCCGTCGGACGTGAACCCAGCGGCACGGTCAAGCCGAGATGGTCGTGAGCAGCGGAAAGGCCAGGAATACATGGGCTGGAGCACACGAGAAGTTGCGCAACTCGCCGGTACGACTCTGCGCGCTGTCCGGCACTATCACGAGGTCGGCCTCCTCGACCTGCCGGAACGACAACCGAACGGCTACAAAAAGTATCGGACCGAACACCTTGTGTGA
- a CDS encoding cupin domain-containing protein — MDDGVYVGNAGKDATANRGWLLGHFMEQGDPRHSDAVEVKWGVHPRGEQRAQWVQGEVRTALLVLITGRFRMEFPGRSVLLERQGDYVVWGQGVDHSWFAEEDSVVMTLRWPSVPGYAVT; from the coding sequence ATGGATGACGGCGTGTACGTGGGCAATGCGGGCAAGGACGCGACAGCGAACCGGGGATGGCTGCTGGGCCACTTCATGGAGCAGGGCGATCCCCGCCACAGTGACGCCGTCGAGGTGAAATGGGGTGTCCATCCACGCGGTGAGCAACGAGCACAGTGGGTGCAGGGTGAGGTGCGGACAGCTCTGCTGGTTCTCATCACCGGACGCTTCCGCATGGAGTTCCCCGGCCGCAGCGTGCTGCTGGAGCGGCAGGGCGACTACGTCGTCTGGGGCCAGGGAGTGGACCACTCCTGGTTCGCCGAGGAGGACTCCGTGGTCATGACCTTGCGATGGCCTTCCGTCCCCGGGTACGCCGTGACCTGA
- a CDS encoding glycosyltransferase translates to MRVLLSTYGTRGDVEPLVALAVRLRALGAEVRMCAPPDEEFAERLAGIGVPLVPVGPPVRELMRGTTLPSAKDLARYRNELVETQFDTFPAAFDGCDVVVAAGLGQVAARSVAEAAGISYVYVSYAAVHLPSPYHAPPPRPGWPEPEAADNRTLWESDAQNVNAQFGQALNSHRAALGLPLVDNVRDHILTDRPWLAADLVLGAWRETSGLDVVQTGAWTLADERPLPADLARFLDAGAPPVYVGFGSMSPAEGIGGMAVEAIRAQGHRVLVSRGWADLDLVDDGDDCFAIGEVSHQNLFGRVAAVVHHGGAGTTLTAARAGAPQVVVPLQLSDNPYWAGRVAALDLGAALDAPTTTVDSLGIALKSALSPETRARAKSLGSRLRTDGAEVAARRLVDESR, encoded by the coding sequence ATGCGGGTGCTGTTGTCTACATACGGGACACGTGGCGACGTCGAACCGCTGGTGGCACTCGCGGTGCGGCTACGGGCGCTCGGCGCGGAGGTGCGGATGTGCGCTCCGCCGGACGAGGAGTTCGCCGAGCGGCTCGCGGGTATCGGAGTGCCACTGGTGCCGGTCGGCCCACCTGTCAGGGAGTTGATGCGGGGGACGACCCTGCCCTCGGCGAAGGACCTGGCCCGCTACCGGAACGAGTTGGTCGAGACACAGTTCGACACCTTTCCTGCGGCGTTCGACGGATGCGACGTGGTGGTGGCGGCAGGTCTGGGGCAGGTCGCCGCGCGATCCGTGGCCGAGGCCGCGGGTATTTCCTATGTGTATGTGAGCTATGCGGCGGTCCACCTGCCGTCGCCGTACCACGCGCCGCCGCCGCGGCCGGGCTGGCCGGAGCCCGAGGCCGCCGACAACCGGACGCTGTGGGAGTCGGACGCCCAGAACGTCAACGCGCAGTTCGGCCAGGCACTCAACAGTCACCGGGCAGCGCTCGGTCTGCCGCTGGTGGACAATGTGCGCGACCACATCCTCACCGACCGTCCGTGGTTGGCGGCGGACCTGGTCCTGGGAGCGTGGCGGGAGACCTCCGGCCTCGACGTCGTACAGACCGGCGCCTGGACCCTCGCGGACGAACGGCCCCTCCCCGCGGACCTGGCGAGGTTCCTGGACGCGGGTGCCCCACCGGTCTATGTCGGCTTCGGCAGCATGTCCCCGGCCGAAGGCATCGGAGGCATGGCCGTCGAGGCGATCCGCGCCCAGGGGCACCGCGTGCTCGTGTCCCGTGGTTGGGCGGACCTGGATCTCGTGGACGACGGGGACGACTGCTTCGCCATCGGCGAGGTCAGCCATCAGAACCTGTTCGGCAGGGTGGCCGCCGTGGTCCACCACGGCGGCGCGGGTACGACGCTGACGGCGGCCCGCGCGGGCGCGCCGCAAGTGGTCGTACCTCTCCAGCTGTCGGACAACCCTTACTGGGCCGGCCGGGTGGCCGCACTCGACCTCGGTGCGGCCCTCGACGCTCCGACCACCACCGTCGATTCCCTGGGCATCGCGCTCAAGAGCGCCCTGTCACCCGAGACCCGAGCGCGTGCGAAGTCCCTGGGTAGCCGGCTCCGCACGGACGGCGCGGAGGTGGCCGCGCGCCGGTTGGTCGACGAGTCCCGGTGA
- a CDS encoding aminotransferase class V-fold PLP-dependent enzyme, with translation MLTSYATRFDTPAGYLDFARFGPPSQDAVAATARAMEDSARADHVTVDALMRAEGAARSAAARLTGTDAEHTVLLPNASTGLFHAALGIREGVVLAARTDFPANHYPWHRTRRLGRAEPRWLSPKPDSGVTPDLVRAALTDDVVALSVSAVDFRTGFRADLAALREAIGPGRLLIVDAIQAFGAVEMPWEAADVVVTGGQKWLRAGWGTGFAALSDQALEFLEPVLTGWTGVEGVGLFDGAEHPPAPDARRWSITHLSPVTAAAFAAALNLVERHTVAAIEAAIATRITELTEVVRGCGGHILSPTDPARRAGILSFTMPDHDPSLVAKSLHAEKVTPTVRSDSLRLSPHASTPPEVSERVAAALSSLRS, from the coding sequence GTGCTCACGTCGTACGCGACCCGCTTCGACACACCGGCCGGTTACCTCGACTTCGCACGGTTCGGTCCGCCGTCGCAGGACGCCGTGGCCGCCACCGCGCGGGCCATGGAGGATTCGGCCCGTGCCGACCATGTCACGGTGGACGCACTGATGCGGGCAGAAGGCGCGGCGCGGAGCGCGGCCGCGCGCCTCACGGGCACCGACGCCGAGCACACCGTACTGCTCCCGAATGCGTCCACCGGTCTGTTCCATGCCGCTCTCGGTATCCGGGAGGGCGTGGTCCTCGCCGCGCGCACCGACTTCCCGGCCAACCACTATCCGTGGCATCGCACCCGGCGCCTGGGCCGGGCCGAGCCGCGCTGGCTCTCTCCGAAGCCTGACAGCGGGGTCACCCCCGACCTGGTGCGCGCCGCACTGACCGACGATGTCGTCGCCCTGTCCGTGAGCGCCGTGGACTTCCGTACCGGCTTCCGTGCCGACCTGGCGGCGCTGCGCGAGGCGATCGGACCGGGCCGGCTGCTGATCGTGGACGCCATCCAGGCGTTCGGCGCTGTGGAGATGCCCTGGGAGGCGGCCGACGTGGTGGTCACCGGCGGTCAGAAATGGCTGCGCGCGGGATGGGGAACCGGCTTCGCAGCACTGTCCGACCAGGCGCTGGAATTCCTGGAGCCGGTCCTCACCGGCTGGACGGGCGTCGAGGGCGTCGGCCTCTTCGACGGGGCGGAGCACCCGCCCGCCCCGGACGCGCGACGGTGGTCGATCACCCATCTCAGCCCGGTGACGGCCGCCGCGTTCGCGGCCGCGCTGAACCTCGTCGAGCGCCACACCGTGGCGGCGATCGAGGCCGCGATCGCCACCCGGATCACCGAACTCACCGAGGTCGTCAGGGGCTGCGGCGGCCACATCCTCTCCCCCACCGATCCGGCGCGGCGCGCGGGCATCCTCTCCTTCACGATGCCGGACCACGATCCGTCCCTCGTGGCGAAGTCTCTGCACGCCGAGAAGGTCACTCCTACCGTACGCAGCGACTCCCTCAGGCTCTCCCCGCACGCCTCCACCCCGCCGGAGGTGTCCGAACGGGTCGCCGCCGCTCTGTCCTCGCTGCGAAGCTGA
- a CDS encoding TetR/AcrR family transcriptional regulator — translation MPRAGLDRATVIAAASELADEVGFAGLTMGLLAERVGVRTPSLYKHVDSLDALQRGVGLQAIRDIGAVLTRAAVGRSGPDAVRAIAETYRKWALDHPGRYAASVRAPRPADEEYQAVAHESVQILFDAVAGFGLTDERAIDAVRALRTVIHGFVGLEGDDAFQMERGPADSYRFVVDTLINGMRAEAAIGGPGTGPLHAGEGS, via the coding sequence GTGCCTAGGGCCGGACTCGACCGGGCCACGGTCATCGCGGCCGCGTCGGAACTCGCCGACGAGGTCGGCTTCGCCGGCCTGACCATGGGCCTGCTGGCCGAGCGGGTCGGCGTGCGGACACCGTCGCTGTACAAGCACGTCGATTCGCTGGACGCCCTCCAGCGGGGCGTCGGCCTCCAGGCCATCCGCGACATCGGCGCCGTCCTGACCCGGGCCGCCGTCGGCCGGTCCGGTCCGGACGCGGTCCGCGCGATCGCCGAGACGTACCGGAAGTGGGCCCTCGACCACCCCGGCCGGTACGCCGCCAGCGTCCGCGCCCCGCGCCCCGCGGACGAGGAATACCAGGCCGTGGCCCACGAATCGGTGCAGATCCTGTTCGACGCGGTCGCCGGCTTCGGCCTGACCGACGAGCGCGCCATCGACGCGGTCCGAGCCCTGCGCACCGTCATCCACGGCTTCGTCGGCCTCGAAGGCGACGATGCCTTCCAGATGGAGCGCGGCCCCGCCGACAGCTACCGGTTCGTCGTCGACACGCTCATCAACGGCATGCGGGCCGAGGCCGCCATCGGCGGGCCCGGCACCGGGCCGCTCCACGCCGGGGAGGGATCATGA
- a CDS encoding alpha/beta fold hydrolase: MTEFLNVEGGTLAYEVTGSGPLMVLAHGIGQSRDAYRFMVPELVGAGYRVAAVDLRGSGESTATWPSYTRTDMAGDLIALIQHLGGPAVLIGHSISGGAATIVAAKAPTLVSAVVELAPFTRKVEYSLSALGLSRYRRGATAISAVAMLGSHNQWRKYLEIATPEPRPADWAASLERIDAMLREPGRMKALQKQMNSAADAGAQLGNVHCPVLVVMGTLDPDWGDPKAEGEAIVAALPEGVGRLEMLPGAGHYPHVQFPSEVVGLVRSFLETARA; this comes from the coding sequence ATGACTGAGTTCCTGAACGTGGAAGGCGGCACCCTCGCCTACGAGGTGACCGGCTCCGGGCCGCTGATGGTGCTTGCGCACGGGATCGGCCAGAGCCGCGACGCCTATCGGTTCATGGTCCCGGAGCTGGTGGGAGCCGGATACCGGGTCGCGGCCGTGGACCTGCGAGGCAGCGGCGAGTCGACTGCGACATGGCCGTCCTACACCCGGACCGACATGGCCGGCGACCTGATCGCACTGATCCAGCACCTCGGCGGTCCCGCGGTGCTGATCGGTCACTCCATCTCCGGCGGTGCCGCGACGATCGTCGCTGCCAAGGCGCCGACGCTCGTGAGCGCCGTCGTCGAACTGGCGCCGTTCACCCGCAAGGTGGAGTACTCGCTGAGCGCCCTGGGCCTGTCCCGCTACCGCAGGGGCGCGACGGCGATCTCGGCCGTCGCGATGCTCGGCAGCCACAACCAGTGGCGGAAGTACCTGGAGATCGCGACCCCGGAGCCCCGCCCGGCGGACTGGGCCGCGAGCCTGGAGCGCATCGACGCGATGCTGCGCGAGCCGGGCCGGATGAAGGCCCTGCAGAAGCAGATGAACAGCGCCGCCGACGCCGGTGCCCAACTCGGCAACGTGCACTGCCCGGTCCTGGTCGTCATGGGCACCCTCGATCCCGACTGGGGTGACCCGAAGGCCGAGGGCGAGGCCATCGTGGCCGCGCTGCCGGAGGGCGTCGGCCGGCTCGAGATGCTCCCGGGGGCGGGTCACTACCCGCACGTCCAGTTCCCGTCCGAAGTGGTCGGCCTGGTGCGCTCGTTCCTGGAGACGGCCCGTGCCTAG
- a CDS encoding winged helix-turn-helix transcriptional regulator, giving the protein MKAAQKKAQAKVEYNAFLAACPSRQLLDRISDKWVVLILCALGGDHGPDGPGAAHADAPKAMRYSEISRLLAGVSQKMLTQTLRSLERDGLLTRTVTPTVPVTVSYELTDLGLSLHHLTRGLRDWAQTHMAEVLANRENHDARTP; this is encoded by the coding sequence ATGAAGGCGGCCCAGAAGAAGGCTCAGGCCAAGGTGGAGTACAACGCGTTCCTGGCAGCGTGCCCCAGCCGGCAGTTGCTCGACCGGATCTCGGACAAGTGGGTCGTCCTGATCCTGTGTGCCCTGGGCGGCGACCACGGCCCTGACGGGCCCGGTGCGGCACACGCAGACGCTCCGAAGGCGATGCGTTACTCCGAGATCTCTCGTCTTCTCGCCGGGGTCAGCCAGAAGATGCTGACCCAGACGCTACGGTCGCTGGAGCGCGACGGCCTGCTCACCCGCACCGTGACGCCGACCGTCCCTGTCACCGTCTCCTACGAGCTGACCGACCTCGGCCTCTCGCTGCACCACCTGACGCGCGGGCTCAGAGACTGGGCCCAGACGCACATGGCCGAGGTCCTCGCAAACCGCGAGAACCACGACGCTCGCACCCCCTGA
- a CDS encoding aldo/keto reductase family oxidoreductase, translating into MSTPSPSLPGGTWALGGLTVTRFGYGAMQLAGRWVMGPPADHEGALAVLRQAVDLGITHIDTSDAYGPRITNELIREALHPYPESLHIVTKVGANRDEQGGWPTARRPDDLRRQVHDNLRSLRLEVLDLVNLRLGNAEGLQPGSLAEAFETLVELQQQGLIRHLGVSNATEEQVAEAQSIAPILCVQNMYNLAHRHDDKLIDRLATDGVAYVPFFPLGGFTPLQSSALSTVAARLEATQMSVALAWLLQRSPNILLIPGTSSTAHLRENVAGAGLSLSHQDLAELDAIGHGMPQA; encoded by the coding sequence ATGAGCACCCCCTCCCCCTCTCTTCCCGGCGGCACCTGGGCGCTGGGCGGGCTGACCGTCACCCGGTTCGGTTACGGCGCCATGCAACTGGCCGGCCGGTGGGTCATGGGGCCGCCCGCCGATCACGAGGGTGCCCTGGCCGTTCTGCGTCAAGCGGTCGACCTCGGCATCACCCACATCGACACCAGTGACGCCTACGGGCCGCGCATCACCAACGAGTTGATCCGCGAGGCGCTGCACCCCTATCCCGAGTCGCTGCACATCGTGACCAAGGTGGGCGCGAACCGTGATGAACAGGGCGGCTGGCCCACGGCCCGGCGGCCCGACGATCTGCGCCGCCAGGTCCACGACAACCTCAGGTCGCTCCGGCTCGAGGTACTCGACCTGGTCAACCTCCGGCTCGGCAACGCCGAAGGTCTCCAGCCCGGCTCGCTCGCCGAGGCATTCGAGACGCTCGTCGAACTCCAGCAGCAGGGCCTGATCCGCCACCTCGGGGTCAGCAACGCCACCGAGGAGCAGGTCGCCGAGGCACAGAGCATCGCGCCGATCCTGTGCGTACAGAACATGTACAACCTCGCCCACCGCCACGACGACAAGCTCATCGACCGACTGGCCACCGACGGCGTCGCGTACGTGCCCTTCTTCCCCCTCGGAGGCTTTACCCCGCTTCAGTCCTCGGCGCTCTCGACGGTCGCCGCCCGACTGGAGGCGACACAGATGTCCGTGGCGCTGGCCTGGCTGCTGCAGCGATCACCGAACATCCTGCTCATCCCCGGAACGTCGTCGACGGCGCACCTGCGCGAGAACGTCGCCGGAGCGGGACTCTCCCTCTCTCATCAGGACTTGGCCGAGTTGGATGCCATCGGTCACGGAATGCCCCAGGCCTGA
- a CDS encoding NmrA family NAD(P)-binding protein: MTTDDTEPVLVTGATGRQGGATVRALLAAGTPVRALVRDPHSEPARAVEALGAELVKADLSDRTSLDAAVEGARAVFSVQMPPMTETAVDFAGELAQATHLIDAARSAGVRQFVQSSTSGVGEHTRAPGWTEGRWAAMEGYFGTKQAILEAVRGAGFDRWTVIKPAFFIENIPQLMPDGPGGGLATVLNPDAQLALVSRADIGAAAAHAFAAPDRFHEVELELAGDLLTMTQIAQTLSELWGVPVVAPSMSVEEALAAGMPTWGAGHEWNNAVIQPARPEFARALGIPLTTFADWAREHLTAA; this comes from the coding sequence ATGACCACCGACGACACCGAACCCGTCCTCGTCACCGGGGCCACCGGCCGCCAGGGCGGGGCCACCGTCCGCGCCCTCCTGGCCGCCGGCACACCGGTGCGTGCCCTCGTGCGCGACCCGCACTCGGAGCCTGCCCGGGCCGTCGAGGCGCTGGGTGCCGAACTGGTGAAGGCGGATCTTTCCGATCGGACCTCCCTGGACGCGGCTGTCGAAGGGGCCCGCGCGGTGTTCTCGGTGCAGATGCCGCCCATGACCGAGACCGCCGTCGACTTCGCGGGAGAGCTGGCGCAGGCCACCCACTTGATCGACGCGGCGAGATCAGCGGGAGTACGGCAGTTCGTACAGTCCTCGACCAGTGGGGTCGGCGAGCACACCCGGGCCCCCGGCTGGACCGAAGGCCGCTGGGCGGCGATGGAAGGCTACTTCGGCACCAAGCAGGCGATCCTGGAGGCGGTGCGCGGTGCGGGCTTCGACCGCTGGACAGTGATCAAGCCCGCGTTCTTCATTGAGAACATCCCCCAGTTGATGCCCGACGGGCCCGGCGGCGGCCTGGCCACGGTGCTGAACCCCGACGCGCAACTGGCACTGGTGTCGCGTGCGGACATCGGCGCGGCCGCCGCGCACGCCTTCGCCGCCCCCGACCGGTTCCACGAGGTGGAGCTGGAGCTGGCAGGCGACCTGCTCACGATGACGCAGATCGCGCAGACGCTGTCCGAGCTGTGGGGCGTGCCCGTCGTCGCGCCGTCCATGAGCGTGGAAGAGGCGCTCGCGGCGGGCATGCCGACATGGGGCGCCGGGCACGAGTGGAACAACGCGGTCATCCAGCCGGCACGGCCCGAGTTCGCCCGAGCGCTGGGAATCCCGCTGACCACGTTCGCCGACTGGGCACGTGAGCATCTGACGGCCGCGTGA